Proteins encoded by one window of Acuticoccus sp. MNP-M23:
- a CDS encoding TRAP transporter substrate-binding protein, whose product MFARAVAVAALGLGLITPVAAQDLQTLQVKAIGSNGTTPVSIYDEVPFWTETIPEASGGKITAQYTPVDQMGIDDKTMLRLLKLGVMDFGSMDISKMSGDDPVFEGCDLAGLALTPANAREACEAWRPVIDRQLQEDWGVKLLAIGGNTPQVFWCRGELDGLDTLRGKKIRVFNNTMRDFLSGLDATAISMAFAEVIPALNNGVVDCAVTGSLSGNTAGWNEVIDSIYPMSLGWSINILAVNLKTWDSFDEATQEFFLEQAAAYEDKMWETLTKATNEAENCNTGTEPCTLGKMASSTVIPVADADSAAHTALVENAVLAGWAGRCGADCVTEWNETVGKALDLEAPLP is encoded by the coding sequence ATGTTCGCTCGTGCTGTTGCTGTGGCTGCCCTCGGCCTAGGCTTGATCACCCCTGTGGCGGCGCAGGATCTGCAGACGCTGCAGGTTAAGGCGATCGGCTCCAACGGGACCACGCCGGTCTCCATTTACGACGAAGTGCCGTTCTGGACCGAAACCATCCCCGAAGCGTCGGGTGGCAAGATCACCGCGCAGTATACCCCGGTCGATCAGATGGGCATCGACGACAAGACAATGCTGCGCCTTCTCAAGCTCGGCGTCATGGATTTTGGCAGCATGGACATCTCCAAGATGTCCGGCGACGACCCCGTCTTCGAGGGTTGCGACCTTGCCGGTCTCGCGCTGACTCCCGCCAATGCCCGCGAAGCGTGCGAAGCATGGCGCCCGGTGATCGACCGCCAGCTTCAGGAAGACTGGGGCGTGAAGCTCCTCGCCATTGGCGGCAACACACCGCAGGTGTTCTGGTGCCGCGGCGAGCTGGACGGCCTCGACACCCTGCGCGGCAAGAAGATCCGCGTCTTCAACAACACCATGCGCGACTTCCTCTCTGGCCTCGACGCAACGGCCATCTCCATGGCGTTTGCCGAAGTGATCCCCGCGCTCAACAACGGCGTCGTGGACTGCGCGGTCACGGGCAGCCTGTCGGGCAACACGGCCGGCTGGAACGAGGTGATCGACAGCATCTACCCGATGTCGCTCGGCTGGAGCATCAACATCCTCGCCGTCAACCTGAAGACCTGGGACAGCTTCGATGAAGCCACCCAGGAATTCTTCCTCGAACAGGCCGCCGCCTACGAGGACAAGATGTGGGAGACGCTGACCAAGGCGACCAACGAGGCGGAAAACTGCAACACCGGCACTGAGCCCTGCACCCTGGGCAAGATGGCATCCTCCACCGTCATCCCCGTTGCCGACGCCGACAGTGCAGCGCACACCGCACTGGTGGAAAATGCCGTGCTCGCCGGCTGGGCTGGCCGCTGCGGCGCCGACTGCGTGACCGAGTGGAACGAGACCGTCGGCAAGGCGCTCGACCTTGAGGCGCCGCTCCCCTGA